A single region of the Gossypium arboreum isolate Shixiya-1 chromosome 12, ASM2569848v2, whole genome shotgun sequence genome encodes:
- the LOC108479983 gene encoding shikimate kinase 1, chloroplastic-like, producing MEAGVACKLNYPTWIESERFGRNSTGSLRFGRIAKEEHKARLVVLPYFPVLTSSNRFRSVSFEISCSSSKNFSASTIETGSVHAPYDEALVLKNKSLEVEPYLNGHSIYLVGLMGSGKTTVGKILSNVLSYSFCDSDALIEQEVNGMSVAEIFKLHGERFFRKKETEVLQRLSSKKQLVVSTGGGAVVCDVNWDYMQKKGIVVWLDVPLEALAQRIAAVGTHSRPLLHYEHGDPYTKALKRLSYLLELRGKNYAKANARVSLEEIAGKLGYRDVSDLTPTEIAIEALQQIEGYLKEEGGMVVAGL from the exons ATGGAGGCAGGAGTTGCATGCAAGTTGAATTATCCGACATGGATTGAGTCAGAAAGGTTTGGGAGGAACTCGACTGGTTCTTTGCGGTTCGGTCGGATAGCAAAGGAAGAACACAAGGCCCGGCTGGTTGTTTTGCCGTACTTTCCGGTTCTGACATCTTCTAATCGGTTTAGATCGGTCTCTTTCGAGATTTCCTGCTCTTCCTCTAAGAACTTTTCAG CTTCAACGATTGAAACTGGTAGCGTTCATGCACCTTATGATGAAGCTTTAGTGTTAAAG AATAAGTCACTAGAGGTTGAGCCATATTTAAATGGGCACAGTATATATCTTGTTG GATTGATGGGTTCTGGAAAAACTACAGTGGGAAAAATTCTGTCTAACGTACTCAGTTATTCATTTTGTGACAG TGACGCGTTAATAGAGCAGGAGGTGAATGGAATGTCTGTAGCCGAAATATTTAAGCTTCATGGTGAGAGATTCTTCAGAAAAAAGGAG ACTGAGGTATTGCAGAGGCTCTCTTCAAAGAAACAACTTGTTGTTTCTACCGGCGGAGGTGCAGTTGTATGCGATGTGAACTG GGATTATATGCAAAAGAAGGGGATTGTTGTCTGGTTAGATGTACCTTTGGAAGCCTTGGCACAGAGGATTGCTGCAGTAGGTACTCATTCTCGTCCCCTTTTGCATTATGAACATGGTGATCCCTATACAAAG GCTTTAAAACGTCTGTCTTACCTTTTGGAACTGAGGGGTAAAAATTATGCTAAAGCAAATGCCCGGGTTTCATTGGAAG AAATTGCAGGCAAACTAGGTTATAGAGATGTATCAGATCTTACTCCAACAGAGATTGCAATCGAg GCATTGCAACAAATTGAAGGGTATCTAAAGGAGGAAGGTGGCATGGTCGTTGCTGGATTATAG
- the LOC108479750 gene encoding uncharacterized protein LOC108479750 — protein sequence MDNKGCNKVQPVARKAKKKQVKDELDRIKQAEKKKRRLEKALATSAAIRSELEKKKQKKKEEQQRLDEDGAAIAEAVALHVLIGEDSGDSCEIMVNKDEGFNHWDWGRRSRLPHQAHTTSQGWVANAYSGGCEWAEFGSSDWSFTYGACRRDLHAPWFEDRGWGNEELSAGLIAAQAVSALQITEDADVVDTIVLDRMLRG from the coding sequence ATGGATAACAAGGGATGCAATAAAGTGCAACCAGTAGCGAGAAAAGCAAAAAAGAAACAGGTGAAGGATGAGTTGGATCGTATTAAACAGGCTGAGAAGAAAAAAAGGCGTTTGGAGAAAGCTCTTGCTACTTCTGCAGCCATTCGATCCGAACTAGAGAAGAAGAAACagaaaaagaaggaagaacaGCAAAGGCTTGATGAGGATGGTGCTGCAATTGCTGAGGCTGTTGCTTTGCATGTCCTGATTGGTGAAGACTCGGGGGATTCATGTGAGATTATGGTAAACAAGGACGAGGGGTTCAACCATTGGGATTGGGGAAGGAGATCTAGGCTTCCCCATCAGGCTCACACAACCTCTCAAGGGTGGGTCGCTAATGCGTATAGTGGTGGATGCGAGTGGGCTGAGTTTGGAAGCAGTGACTGGTCCTTCACGTATGGAGCTTGCAGAAGGGATCTACATGCACCATGGTTTGAGGATAGAGGCTGGGGAAACGAAGAACTTTCAGCTGGTCTTATAGCAGCACAGGCTGTTTCAGCACTGCAAATCACAGAGGACGCAGATGTAGTAGACACCATCGTGCTTGACAGAATGTTGAGAGGCTAG
- the LOC108476925 gene encoding probable receptor-like protein kinase At5g24010, producing the protein MAKSNFLKAILSSSKLPSMATQSFYLFSLTLLSLLYLAKPFVPTNHFLLNCGSHANASLFNRVFVYDSANPSSVSLSADRSVSVTDRNPSPNSPILYRTARVFTAESSYKFIVKKNGTGTHFVRLHFAPFRARNFDLGTAKFNVVANGFLLVRGFSVSNTVLKEYILEIDGEFLEITFSPLRDSGFAFVNAIEVFTAPKDFIIDDGARLVNSNGIENYKNLTSQVLETVHRINVGGLKLTPFNDTLWRTWIPDDGFLVFKTAAKQSVTTHVPNYQTGGASPEIAPANVYMTAQQMNRDNLTLNGIFNVTWDFPVGSFGASYLVRLHFCDIVSPALNQLYFNVYINDYAAYRDLDLSMLTFHVLSSPVYLDFVVDSKDSGVIRVSVGPSDLSTPSRINAILNGAEIMRLVNVKGLHGESKKRNVWILVGLVVGGFVIVCLGVAAVLLIFKCKKKKPKPPRRVESAGWTPLRVFGGSSYSRMSEGTATTSPGPNGSLRIPFVDIQAATNNFDKSLIIGMGGFGMVYKGVLKDNTKVAVKRGVPGSRQGLPEFQTEITVFSKIRHRHLVSLVGYCEEQSEMILVYEYMENGPLKNHLYGLKHPPLSWKQRLEICIGSARGLHYLHTGSAQGIIHRDIKSTNILLDENFVAKVADFGLSRSGPCLNETHVSTGVKGSFGYLDPEYFRRQQLTDKSDVYSFGVVLFEVLCARPAVDPLLAREQVNLAEWAMQWQKKGMLGKIIDPNLVGQIKPSCLKKYGETAEKCLADYGVDRPTMGDVLWNLEHALRLQESGPDEPCDAEDGNMNGMDHPTPSIITTSGNNETEKDDPIGSLDLTTGQIFSQLMTKEGR; encoded by the coding sequence ATGGCCAAATCCAATTTCTTGAAAGCCATTCTCTCTTCTTCTAAACTACCTTCAATGGCTACTCAAAGCTTTTACCTTTTCTCTTTAACTTTGCTTTCACTTCTTTATTTAGCTAAACCTTTCGTCCCCACAAACCATTTTCTCCTCAACTGCGGATCACACGCCAACGCTTCACTTTTCAACCGTGTCTTCGTCTACGATTCGGCTAATCCCAGTTCGGTTTCCCTCTCGGCGGACCGATCCGTTTCAGTAACCGACCGAAACCCATCTCCGAATTCGCCCATTTTGTACCGTACGGCCCGGGTTTTCACCGCCGAGTCGAGTTACAAGTTCATCGTCAAGAAAAACGGGACGGGAACTCACTTTGTACGCCTCCATTTCGCCCCGTTTCGAGCTCGAAATTTCGACTTGGGTACTGCTAAGTTCAATGTTGTGGCTAATGGGTTCTTGCTAGTACGTGGTTTTAGTGTTTCCAATACGGTTTTAAAAGAATATATTTTGGAAATCGATGGTGAATTCCTTGAAATTACGTTTAGTCCTTTGAGGGATTCTGGGTTTGCTTTTGTTAATGCAATTGAAGTGTTCACAGCTCCTAAAGATTTCATAATCGATGATGGAGCTAGGTTGGTTAATAGTAATGGGATTGAAAACTACAAGAACTTAACATCCCAAGTTTTAGAGACTGTTCATAGGATCAATGTTGGGGGATTAAAATTGACTCCTTTTAATGATACTTTGTGGAGAACTTGGATCCCTGATGATGGGTTCCTTGTGTTTAAAACAGCTGCGAAACAATCTGTTACTACACATGTACCTAATTATCAAACTGGAGGTGCAAGCCCTGAAATAGCAccagctaatgtttatatgactGCACAGCAAATGAACAGAGATAATTTAACATTGAATGGTATATTCAATGTCACTTGGGATTTTCCAGTAGGTTCATTTGGTGCTTCATATTTGGTTAGGTTGCATTTTTGTGATATTGTTAGCCCTGCTCTTAATCAGCTCTACTTCAATGTGTATATCAATGATTATGCTGCTTATAGGGATTTGGATTTGTCGATGCTTACGTTTCATGTACTTTCTTCTCCGGTTTATTTAGATTTTGTTGTGGATTCGAAAGATTCCGGGGTCATACGTGTGAGTGTTGGACCTTCAGATTTGAGTACTCCTTCGAGAATTAATGCTATTCTAAATGGAGCAGAGATTATGAGGTTGGTGAACGTTAAAGGCTTGCATGGTGAGTCTAAGAAGAGAAACGTTTGGATTTTGGTGGGTCTCGTTGTTGGTGGGTTCGTTATCGTTTGTTTGGGTGTGGCTGCTGTTTTGCTTATATTTAAGTGCAAGAAGAAGAAACCGAAACCGCCGAGACGTGTGGAAAGTGCTGGTTGGACACCGTTACGTGTTTTTGGGGGCAGTTCATATAGTAGAATGTCTGAAGGGACGGCTACTACGTCTCCGGGTCCTAATGGTAGCTTGAGAATCCCGTTTGTTGACATACAAGCAGCAACTAACAATTTTGATAAGAGTTTGATTATTGGAATGGGTGGATTCGGTATGGTCTACAAAGGGGTACTTAAAGACAATACTAAGGTTGCTGTGAAGAGAGGTGTCCCGGGGTCAAGGCAGGGTCTCCCGGAGTTTCAGACTGAGATAACTGTTTTCTCAAAGATTCGTCACCGGCATCTTGTTTCACTCGTTGGATATTGTGAAGAACAGTCGGAAATGATACTGGTCTATGAGTACATGGAAAACGGACCATTGAAGAATCATTTATACGGTTTAAAACATCCTCCATTGTCTTGGAAGCAAAGGCTTGAAATATGTATTGGCTCGGCTCGAGGTCTTCACTACCTTCATACTGGTTCAGCACAAGGTATCATTCACCGCGACATTAAATCTACCAATATATTGCTTGATGAGAATTTTGTGGCCAAGGTTGCTGACTTTGGTCTCTCGAGATCCGGTCCGTGTCTCAATGAAACACATGTAAGCACCGGGGTAAAGGGTAGCTTCGGTTATCTTGATCCCGAGTATTTCCGGAGACAGCAGCTTACTGATAAATCTGATGTTTATTCATTTGGGGTCGTTCTTTTTGAGGTACTTTGTGCTCGGCCCGCTGTTGACCCATTGCTTGCCAGGGAACAGGTGAACTTAGCTGAGTGGGCAATGCAGTGGCAGAAAAAAGGCATGCTCGGCAAAATCATCGACCCCAACCTCGTGGGACAAATAAAGCCTAGCTGTTTGAAGAAATATGGTGAAACAGCTGAGAAATGCTTGGCTGATTATggtgttgatagaccgactatgGGTGATGTCTTGTGGAATTTGGAGCATGCACTTCGGCTACAAGAATCAGGGCCCGATGAACCATGCGATGCCGAAGACGGCAACATGAATGGAATGGATCATCCAACACCTAGTATTATTACTACATCCGGTAATAACGAAACAGAGAAAGATGATCCGATCGGTAGTTTAGACTTAACGACAGGCCAAATATTTTCACAATTGATGACAAAGGAAGGCAGATAG
- the LOC108479741 gene encoding proline--tRNA ligase, chloroplastic/mitochondrial isoform X2 has protein sequence MVSSLRLPALTSLFSPSFTRRSTVSLRRRLHLRPPLAAGFSAQSAASSPTETEDRVDSKKSGRVQDRGSTDRVITPRSQDFNAWYLDVIANAELADYGPVRGTMVIRPYGYAMWEAIQDYLNVKFKETGHSNMYFPQFIPYSFIEKEASHVEGFSPELALVTIGGGKELEEKLVVRPTSETIVNHMFTQWIHSYRDLPLMINQWANVTRWEMRTKPFVRTLEFLWQEGHTAHATLEEAEKEALEMIDVYTKFAYEQAAIPVIAGRKSKVETFAGADKTYTIEAMMGDRKALQAGTSHNLGQNFSRAFGTQVVIVPIWKKVDEKTGVLDAASSVAETLKNAGLKVKLDDTDQRTPGWKFNFWEMKGVPLRIEIGPRDVSSGSVVISRRDIPGKQGKVFGISMEPSILEAYVKDRLDEIQSSLLQRAISFRDSNIVDVSSYEELKEAISLGKWARGPWSASNADELRIKEETGATIRCFPFEQPQGTKTCLMTGKHADEVAIFAKSY, from the exons ATGGTGTCGTCTCTAAGACTACCGGCGCTCACCTCCCTCTTCTCTCCTTCCTTTACCCGCCGCTCCACGGTGTCTCTTCGGCGGCGTCTCCATCTCCGTCCGCCTCTGGCTGCTGGGTTCTCCGCCCAAAGCGCTGCGTCGAGTCCAACGGAAACCGAGGACCGAGTTGACAGTAAGAAGAGCGGCCGAGTCCAAGACCGGGGGAGTACTGACCGAGTCATCACGCCTCGGTCTCAGGACTTCAATGCTTGGTATCTTGATGTTATTGCTAATGCTGAGCTAGCTGATTATGGTCCCGTTCGTGGTACCATGGTTATTCGCCCCTATGGTTACGCTATGTGGGAAGCAATTCAG GATTATTTGAATGTTAAATTCAAGGAGACTGGGCACAGTAACATGTACTTTCCACag TTTATTCCATACTCATTTATAGAGAAAGAAGCTAGCCATGTTGAGGGATTTAGTCCAGAATTAGCTCTTGTTACGATTGGAGGAGGAAAGGAACTTGAAGAGAAACTTGTG GTTCGACCTACCAGTGAAACTATAGTAAATCATATGTTTACACAGTGGATTCACAGTTATCGTGATCTCCCTCTAATGATCAATCAG TGGGCAAATGTCACAAGATGGGAGATGCGGACGAAACCATTTGTAAGGACCCTTGAATTTCTTTGGCAGGAAGGTCACACAGCTCATGCCACACTGGAAGAGGCAGAAAAAGAG GCACTGGAAATGATTGATGTCTATACAAAGTTTGCTTATGAGCAAGCTGCAATACCTGTAATTGCAGGTAGAAAATCTAAAGTGGAAACATTTGCTGGTGCTGACAAAACCTATACAATAGAGGCTATGATGGGTGATCGCAAGGCCTTGCAAGCTGGAACCAGCCACAATCTTGGGCAAAACTTCTCCCGTGCTTTTGGGACACAG GTGGTAATTGTACCTATTTGGAAGAAGGTTGATGAGAAAACGGGAGTTCTAGATGCTGCATCTTCTGTTGCAGAAACTCTGAAAAATGCTGGACTTAAGGTTAAACTTGATGACACAGATCAGAGGACACCAGGATGGAAGTTCAATTTCTGGGAGATGAAG GGAGTGCCTCTGAGGATTGAAATTGGTCCCCGTGATGTTTCGAGTGGGAGTGTGGTCATATCTAGAAGAGATATTCCTGGGAAGCAAGGGAAAGTTTTTGGAATATCAATGGAACCTTCAATATTGGAAGCTTATGTCAAAGACAGATTGGATGAGATCCAATCATCTCTTCTTCAGAGGGCAATATCTTTCCGGGACAG TAACATAGTGGATGTGAGCTCTTATGAAGAACTCAAAGAAGCAATATCTTTGGGCAAATGGGCTAGGGGTCCTTGGTCTGCTAG CAATGCAGATGAGTTACGGATAAAAGAAGAAACAGGGGCAACGATTCGCTGTTTCCCCTTCGAACAGCCTCAGGGGACCAAAACATGCTTGATGACAGGCAAGCATGCTGACGAAGTTGCCATTTTTGCAAAATCTTATTAA
- the LOC108479741 gene encoding proline--tRNA ligase, chloroplastic/mitochondrial isoform X1, protein MVSSLRLPALTSLFSPSFTRRSTVSLRRRLHLRPPLAAGFSAQSAASSPTETEDRVDSKKSGRVQDRGSTDRVITPRSQDFNAWYLDVIANAELADYGPVRGTMVIRPYGYAMWEAIQDYLNVKFKETGHSNMYFPQFIPYSFIEKEASHVEGFSPELALVTIGGGKELEEKLVVRPTSETIVNHMFTQWIHSYRDLPLMINQWANVTRWEMRTKPFVRTLEFLWQEGHTAHATLEEAEKEALEMIDVYTKFAYEQAAIPVIAGRKSKVETFAGADKTYTIEAMMGDRKALQAGTSHNLGQNFSRAFGTQFTDENGLRQHVWQTSWAISTRFVGGIIMTHGDDAGLMLPPRIAPVHVVIVPIWKKVDEKTGVLDAASSVAETLKNAGLKVKLDDTDQRTPGWKFNFWEMKGVPLRIEIGPRDVSSGSVVISRRDIPGKQGKVFGISMEPSILEAYVKDRLDEIQSSLLQRAISFRDSNIVDVSSYEELKEAISLGKWARGPWSASNADELRIKEETGATIRCFPFEQPQGTKTCLMTGKHADEVAIFAKSY, encoded by the exons ATGGTGTCGTCTCTAAGACTACCGGCGCTCACCTCCCTCTTCTCTCCTTCCTTTACCCGCCGCTCCACGGTGTCTCTTCGGCGGCGTCTCCATCTCCGTCCGCCTCTGGCTGCTGGGTTCTCCGCCCAAAGCGCTGCGTCGAGTCCAACGGAAACCGAGGACCGAGTTGACAGTAAGAAGAGCGGCCGAGTCCAAGACCGGGGGAGTACTGACCGAGTCATCACGCCTCGGTCTCAGGACTTCAATGCTTGGTATCTTGATGTTATTGCTAATGCTGAGCTAGCTGATTATGGTCCCGTTCGTGGTACCATGGTTATTCGCCCCTATGGTTACGCTATGTGGGAAGCAATTCAG GATTATTTGAATGTTAAATTCAAGGAGACTGGGCACAGTAACATGTACTTTCCACag TTTATTCCATACTCATTTATAGAGAAAGAAGCTAGCCATGTTGAGGGATTTAGTCCAGAATTAGCTCTTGTTACGATTGGAGGAGGAAAGGAACTTGAAGAGAAACTTGTG GTTCGACCTACCAGTGAAACTATAGTAAATCATATGTTTACACAGTGGATTCACAGTTATCGTGATCTCCCTCTAATGATCAATCAG TGGGCAAATGTCACAAGATGGGAGATGCGGACGAAACCATTTGTAAGGACCCTTGAATTTCTTTGGCAGGAAGGTCACACAGCTCATGCCACACTGGAAGAGGCAGAAAAAGAG GCACTGGAAATGATTGATGTCTATACAAAGTTTGCTTATGAGCAAGCTGCAATACCTGTAATTGCAGGTAGAAAATCTAAAGTGGAAACATTTGCTGGTGCTGACAAAACCTATACAATAGAGGCTATGATGGGTGATCGCAAGGCCTTGCAAGCTGGAACCAGCCACAATCTTGGGCAAAACTTCTCCCGTGCTTTTGGGACACAG TTCACCGATGAAAATGGACTAAGGCAACATGTGTGGCAAACATCTTGGGCAATCAGCACAAGGTTTGTTGGTGGTATTATAATGACCCATGGAGATGATGCTGGCCTGATGCTTCCTCCGAGGATTGCACCAGTACAT GTGGTAATTGTACCTATTTGGAAGAAGGTTGATGAGAAAACGGGAGTTCTAGATGCTGCATCTTCTGTTGCAGAAACTCTGAAAAATGCTGGACTTAAGGTTAAACTTGATGACACAGATCAGAGGACACCAGGATGGAAGTTCAATTTCTGGGAGATGAAG GGAGTGCCTCTGAGGATTGAAATTGGTCCCCGTGATGTTTCGAGTGGGAGTGTGGTCATATCTAGAAGAGATATTCCTGGGAAGCAAGGGAAAGTTTTTGGAATATCAATGGAACCTTCAATATTGGAAGCTTATGTCAAAGACAGATTGGATGAGATCCAATCATCTCTTCTTCAGAGGGCAATATCTTTCCGGGACAG TAACATAGTGGATGTGAGCTCTTATGAAGAACTCAAAGAAGCAATATCTTTGGGCAAATGGGCTAGGGGTCCTTGGTCTGCTAG CAATGCAGATGAGTTACGGATAAAAGAAGAAACAGGGGCAACGATTCGCTGTTTCCCCTTCGAACAGCCTCAGGGGACCAAAACATGCTTGATGACAGGCAAGCATGCTGACGAAGTTGCCATTTTTGCAAAATCTTATTAA